The Culex pipiens pallens isolate TS chromosome 2, TS_CPP_V2, whole genome shotgun sequence DNA window gcgccgttggtggccaacgactgtttcctattcgcaccggctctagttttgataatcgtgatgttttatcttttcagcgcattaatgcatgctgttgataagggaaacatcatttgatcgttgaagcgtgtgaccggttgtgctgatgggatattatggtcctgttcagcaacggagaaggacaaccatgggtggtctctcatgctcatgctcatgctcttgaaacgtgatttttaaatttaacaaataaataACTCTTTACATTGTTGCAAAAATCGATACAGGTTGTAATGTTATGCCTATCTTGACCAAACAAAACGAGACATGTGTGTTTAAACTTTGATAAGCTCAACGAGATGGCTCACCACACGTGCAGAAAATTAGTCACAGCTTTCTATTtcacgatgttttttttttcagcaaaaataagCTGCTTAAAGTGCTCTTCGGCGAACGATACCAACTGTGCCAGGGCAAACCTCGAGCCCAGCGAGTGTACCCAGGAGGATGATCAGTGcttttttcgaatttataaCGACAACTTGATCCGCGGATGCTACGCAGATCTGAACGCGATTGAGCAAGCCAGCTGTGACAGTAACGGAGGGATGTGCGTGAAATGCCAACAAAGTGGCTGTAACAACGCTTACTGGCCTCGCTGTCACACGTGCgttgaaaatgttgatgttGGATGTGAGGATGAGCAGTCCAATTCGAGTAAGGCTTCATTTTGCAGTGTTTTCTATTCGGATAACTACTGCTTCGCTAGTTTGAACAATGATATAGGTAATAGACGcctcaatagattttttttaattaacggGTATTCACaatacattttaaacatttcagtTTTTCGTGGATGTGGTTCCGACTACCCTGCATGCCTAGGAAATCGTCCAACCTGCCAGATGTGCTACAGTGATGGCTGTAACAGTTTGTCCAAAACCAGTTTGACCGAATCCAAGTGTCAGAAATGTTTCTCATTAGAAGATGATTGTGTTTACGGAAATTCCTCCGCAATAATTACGTCATGTTCCCGATTGGGTGATCCTTGCTTCACCACCATCAGAGGTATGTTCTTATAGTAGTTTCAAAtccaaatagtttttaaaaaaaatcaactctaaCCAGATGGCAAAATCCAACGCGGATGTCTCGATTTTGCCGATAACGTAAGGCTCTGCTCTGATCCCACCGATGCTACGTGTGTGGCCTGCCAGGGTGCCAACTGTAACGCAAATCCGTGGCTTCGGTGTCATCAGTGCAGGGTGACCGACGTGGACAAGAGCTGCAACGAAGAGAAGGCTAACCAGTCCATGGCTAAATTCTGCAGAAATCATCAAGCAAACGATCGGTGCTACTCGCGAACGGTGGTTGGAGTTTGTAAGTAATTTAAactcatttctagagtttttttttttttttttgagtaggtccaataaaccaaattttcagttttttgctttttgagtgtttttaatacccctgactcaaggtggtttcaaaaacacccaaaaagcaaaaaactggaaatttaatttattggaccttttcaaaaaaaagctccagatttgtttatgttactaaattaagaatctttaaaTTTCAGTCGAGCGTGGCTGCCAGTCAGATTTGGGAGCAAACGCTAATGCTTGTGACAACCTGGACGAAAAAAAGTGCCAGCTTTGTGCGGATCCTGGCTGCAACAAATACAAGAACTCTGCCGGACAGTTTATGATCAATTCAACAGTTTTGTTGCTGGGAGTGGTTGCAGCGGTTTTGATGGATACATTTTAGATTGACtttcacataaaaaatatcataagaTCTTGCAAATGAAGATCTTCCTAACAAAgtgaataataaataataatatattataataaatacaaatttaaaaaataaaactgtaacctaatattttttttattttcattcatgaAACCTGagacgctatttgttcataggtagCGACAaatgtcttttagctttgctgcaaattctctataagCAGTAACCCATtaaaatcaatccgaattctgaaacggaatctaattagaatcgtatacaaattccgtttcaaacgcaacaaccggttccgtgttcgaaccgtaaacctatgatttttttaaaaaatgtgttttttccttcacaattaacattttcataaattttatgccGGATTTGTATtaacaactttccaatatttgtttgatttttctatgagaaaactgtaaatttagaaaaatagtaatttggactatttggcaagaaagtctgtaaaaaaatcaataaaaattgttgaatatacgttaacacatctgttattaactatataactgtttatttcattgaagtcattcggggaaattcatgttccaaaacatgttttataaaaaaaagttcgcaaATTTTTGCGCGTCCAAAAATTGaggttcattattttaaagcaaacaatttttctcgtcttttgaaACCAGTTTCACTAGGATTGAAGTAGGGAATTATGAGAAATAatcaattttgttctaaaatccGGCAAAAAGGCATACGATTTTAGGCAAGTTACCTCACTTTGGAGCTAGCTATATTTGAAACATAGTCGCGCTGCAAAATCTCAATAGGTGCAAAGtaaattgaaaactattttaagtatattttttaatgaaaactgaTCTTTTCTATTTCAATAAAGTCAATATggggtatcaaaaaaaaatttctgcattttgatTTTATCGCTTAGTTGCATTTATCTTTAAATATTCTGAAAtccgatttaaaatcatgaGAATGAGGTTAAATtgcttattttgaaaatcaatttaggtaaaaatttaaaaaaaaataaaatttcaaaaatacagataatctatcgttatcgtcatttcgaccattctatcggcgataatcttatcgtaGATAATGAAcgttaactcatttttaaaatctttctaaaatcgacttaatttaaccatatcatgttaaattttcaatgctttcaccgaaaatatattttttgaaaatgtagttagttagtttgacatgtggcgtcgcggtgttcatcaagctttcatagcatgctaaggaaaatttgatgcttttctggggaaaaccgttggttccgaaaaccccggatgtattgccgttgagctcgatgggggttgaacgaatcgacctggtctcttaagggaagttgttctccagacgattccgctcatttctggccatcctagaagtttctacatgttttcgcCAGGCctgtaatttccatgtaaacttgaacccgttAGAGACGAGCCAGTTtttaaccaaatgagctgaaatttggcgtgagagtcacTATGGGTacgccctacaaggggaaccacaccagaacttgatctgagaacttttcaaaatccgtacccaccctaataaatacagccattccacgtcaaacaggaagtctccaaatcaaaagtgctctgatttggctcaaatttggagtgggggttctttggcctaaataattagacccgtatttttttgtttggcgattagggtggtcttatccgaaatagggtggtccataaaattgcgtttttcgtcgattttccacatttttcaaaaaatcatatcttcggAACGGCTTAACCAATTTTGGAGCGcaacaattcaaaagaaaggttattagtttagcttatcaggaaaaatatgttggaGCCAAAAATACTAgttgaacatttgaaaaggtcctatgaaaatttcatttgccgatttcaaggtctcgggaccaaagagcccatgtctgaaaatatttttccatgattccttgtaatattttacataacatatcaaaaaattgcgaatatccattaacacgtttcggagatatgatatttttttaacataaaaactgggtttttcgacgcgccgcgcgcaaaaacgggaaaatgacgaaaatgggtaataatcaacatttttcactaaaactgtgataacttgaaaatttcagcgatgacctatacatgtttgggtaccaaaatttttgtaattgaaagacgcaagttagaaaattttagtattttcaaaaaaaatgcatgacaAATTTCGCTCCGTTATCGTTATAttcttcgtttgatatccatgtcgctttattgaaaattttagtattttccaacaaTGAACTCATAATTAactcatacacagaaaaaaatatgtaaatttacacagcacgtaattactgtttcttatgtaaactcactcaatgtaatgttgaaatatgatgtaaagagtaaaaagtcatggaaattactccaatgtaaatctaaatctaatgtaaatcatgaatctaatggaaacgttgcgcatggaaactcaaatctgatgaatttctacccgtgttcggcttcctgtaaattcctgtttaatgtaaatcatatatccaatgtatttctgccaaacgttgacttcaaaactacccgaactaaaaatagttatatttggttctctttctatcgctctcatatttcgcttgcccactgcctgagcctcgacctgaacaagttgatgctttagccgctcgtttataaaatgcgaagatggctcagtcggcagcgggtagcagcagtaacaccgaacatcctacccgtcgtccgttcgattccagtccagcgttattccacatggctgtcgacgagaaagcgtcccctacctgtgaaacaactttttaaaatccgaatttccttttgctgcccgcttcaaacattttaaaatagaacataggccacacccttttcttactgcaatccaagtcaagcttctcattcccattggccaatcagaattagttgatttgaactaatgtaatttccaaaagtaatgtaaattccaaaactaatgtaaattttcaaaactaatgtaaatttccaatgaaaataatgtaaatttccaatgaacctaatgtaaatatacatcatttatcatgataccttttggtacatgataaataatgtaaatttacaggaatatttttttctgtgtacataattttgcttcgtttgatattcaTATTGCACATTATGAAAAAtcgagtactttcgaaaaaatacggtattttgtgaaaaatgatgaaaaaattattctttgaaacttaccacattttcaaaaaatgtattcttagtgaatgcattgaaaatttaacatgatatgtttgaatgtttatatatcaatttttttgtaattgtctgctctacaactttgtataccgtaatctggggtgaatcgggactacagtctgaatagggacagcagtttttagagcacttaaagctttttaatttggaaatggatgtacacatattGTTGGCCCGAGTCTGTTCTAactgaaaccaaccagaaaaatcaaaatattgtgctccaacatggttaaaactgctgtcccaattcgccccatgtgtcccgattgaccccagtttacggtaacattgttacactctaaaaaataaccctgcaaagttagaaaaaacacgaaattttaaaatgaaaaattttgttctaattgaaaaaattacccttctgggtcaatgtagactcaaaaagtacattaaatctatatatacagcaattccccacgaaaacagcatggaaaaaaacaaaagtgctcggatcgggctcaaaatttttgtgggagttccctggccgaaataattagacccgtatttttttgtttggccattagggtgacctacgccgtgttagggtggtctgaaaaattgccattttcgtcgattttcgcaaaaaccacttttttcgaaaaatcataactcctcgccatttcaaccgatttcaattgtcttatacgcaaatgaaaggtgataagttggcctttcaaagaaaaatagtaagaattttcaaaaatctagcctaacatatgaaaagggcgtatgcaactttaaaatgccgttttgacggtgtctggaccaaagagcctatgtctggaaataattttatcggattccccggacatttttacataacatactaaaaatgggaggagttcattaacaggattccgagatatgattttttgaaaataaaatccgtgttttctgacgcgccgcgcgcaaaaaccggagaatgacgaaataggcaaaaaatcaacttttttcacaaaaactgcgataacttaaaaatttcagcgatgacctatacatgtctgggtaccaaaattttcgtaattaagagacgcaacttttggtacccagacatgtataggtcatcgctgaaattttaaagttatcgcagctttagtgaaaaatgttgattttttgccaatttcgtcattctccggtttttgcgcgcggcgcgtcaaaaaacacggattttattttcaaaaaatcatatctcggaatcctgttaatgaactcctcccattttttagtatgttatgtaaaaatgtccggggaatctgataaaaatatttccagacataggctctttggtccagacaccgtcaaaacggcattttaaagtttcatacgcccttttcatatgttaggctagatttttgaaacttcttactatttttctttgaaaggttgacttatcacctttcatttgcgtataagacaattgaaatcggttaaaatggcgaggagttatgatttttcgaaaaaagtggtttttgcgaaaatcgacgaaaatggccatttttcagaccaccctaacacggcgtaggtcaccctaatggccaaacaaaaaaatacgggtctaattatttcggccagggaacccccagaaaaattttgagcccgatccgagcacttttgttttttttccatgctgttttcgtggggaattgctgtatataaaaaatttctacggttttgttcgaacgcgaatcagttcaatacggagcgtcggatcgaggtgctttttgttgcgttgggttcgtataagcataaggaaggttcttacgctaactaattgatactttggccactctggaaccgattccggagcatcggcaaattgtacggagaaagttacgtaaaatcatattttgaacacaggaggctaaataagcaaaaaatcaaaaaatgtaaaaaaaacgaaaaaaaggcagaacgaagtttgtcgggaaggcttgtttcccataaaatgacatgttccaaaaatttttacagttgagtaacggaaaatggccgagttttttaaacttttttagtcttttttttcgatgaattatacgttttttcggaattctgagtacgtcatcaaatcgggcgtctaattttacataaaagtctctttgacaccaaatttctaatttctatttttccatcaaaaatggaaggggtcgtaccacccctccgtcacgagatatcaaaaaacggtacCAAGCCAAGAAAGCAAATgtgcctcaaaaatagacatttaaaaaaaatgcatttttaagatttaaatccaatttaaaattcaaatacattGCGTCagttcctgttacgtccaatcacgctcatatttgggatatgcccaccggaacaggCCCCCTGGCgttcgccaaaaagtcatttttgttaaatccTAGTAGTTTAAATGTGCAGATCAGATCGTCCATAAATTTCAaacaggttttattttttaaagaaagaatCGATCTTCCTAGAAATCGAATTTTACATTCAtgttttttgagttattgtCTGAATACTCAGGACATTTTCAACCACaaacaaatgaaaataatttcaaatatagATACAATTCTTTTCATTAAATCGGTTCTAGATCGGTTTGACGATTGATTGAGGTCGAACCAATTGTGGGAACCTCTGCTTAAGTTATCTATTATTTACATTTCTCAATTGTTTTCAGGAAATTAGTTTCACGTAGATCCACTTAACGTATTGACCATCACAGTTAGTGCAATCGGTGCAGCTGAAGTAGAAAGAACACTTTTTATACAgcaattttcgaaaatgttaggccaaactattttttcattcgGACTGATTTTGGTTCTGTTCACAAATGAAATTTTAGGTAAGCTTGAGTTGGTCAACAATAGTTTTGAAGTGAATACCAAAAATCACGATTTTAACAGCTAACATGCACTGCCTGCAGTGCACGTCGGAGTCTGACGAAAACTGTGCCGAAGGCACCCACCACACAAGCGAATGCCTTCCGGAGGAAGATAGCTGCTACACGCGTCTCGTCGGTGGCCACGTGGTTCGAGGTTGCTTGCTGGATCTCCCGTTGGATGAGTGCTTAAACGACAAAACCTGCCGGTCCTGCGTGGGAAATGGCTGCAACAGTGCCTATTGGCCCAAATGCCACCACTGCGGAAGTGGTGACGTCGGATGTGACGAGGAGCAGCTGAGTTCGCCCGAGTTTTGTGGTCAAATTGCGGGGTGGAACTATTGCTACGCAAGGTTGAATGGTGGGCAAGGTTGAGGAGTTGCAAACTGCTTGATCGAATGGGGTTTTAACGttttaacttttgttttaaGTAACTCGCGGTTGTGGCTTCGAAGATGTACTATGTATTGTGGAGCCGGAAAGTTGCCAAATCTGCTTCAACGACGGATGTAACGGATTGGCCCGGGACGCACTGAAGCTCACCAAGTGCCAACGTTGTTTTAACTCAACCACAGATTGCATCGAAGGAATAGCTTCAACGTTGAGCAGCGATTGCTCAAGACTTGCCGATGCATGCGTCACTCTTGTTACCAGTATAGCTTCAAGTGCCAAGGTTATCCGGGATTGTTCCGAGGTGATCGAGGCTGGTATTAGATCCTGTTCATCCACGCTGAACGATCATCCTTTGTGTGTGTCCTGTCAGGGGGACAATTGCAACGACAAGAGGTGGCTGCGGTGCCATCAGTGCAAGGTCACTACCCTGGACAGTAGCTGTAACGCGGAGCAGGTCGACTCGGCAATGTTCTGTGCAAACTACCGGGAAGGCAATCGGTGCTACTCGCGGGTTCTAAATGGGTTCTGTATGTTTCAGtagtttaaattgaatttgttttatGACATTTAATATTTCAGTTGAACGGGGCTGCTTGTCGGATTTTGATGTAAATGTCAACGTGTGTAATGTAACTGGGACTGAAAACTGCAACATATGTGACGGTCAAGCCTGCAATGGTAGAATCAACTCGGCACCGAAATTAGGTGGTTTAACTATAATGTTTCAGTTCATACTTGCAATCTACACCCTTGGATGACTATCAAAGactatataaataaataaaggatGTTTTGCCATGTAAGGgtcttcaaatttaatttcatcaatgggtaattctccgccaactcacacagcagttgccccgacccctcttcgatttgcgtgaaactttgtccaaaggggtaacttttttccctgatcacgaatctgaggtctgttttttatatctcgtgacggagggcggtacgaccccttcaatttttgagcatgcgaaaaagaggtgtttttcaataatttgcagccgagcagttctctcagatttcggtcattcgattttatttgtattttttaatcttactgaaacttttttggtgccttcggtatgcccaaagaagccattttgcatcattactttgtccatataattttccatacaaatttggcagctgtccatacaaaaatgatgtatgaaaattcaaaaatctgtatcttttgaaggaattttttgatcgatttggtgtcttgggcaaagttgtaggtatggatatggactacactgaaaaaaatgatacacggtaaaaaatggtgattttttatttaactttttgtcacttaaacttgatttgcaaaaaaacactattttaattttttatttattttttgatttgttttagaggacatcaaatgccaacttttcagaaatttccaggttgttcaaaaaatctttgaccgagttatgaattttttaatcaatactatttttttttcaaaaaatcgaaatattggtcgcaaaaatttttcaacttcatttttcgatgtaaaatcaaatttacaatcaaaaagtacattagtaaaattttgattaagtgcaccgttttcaagttaaacccatttttaggtaacttttttgaaaatagtcgcagtttttcattttttttaattaggggaaggtggggcaagacgaccatatggggcaagaggaacaatcactcgtacggccgtaatttttacaattttgattatttccagtatgaggaattgttgctagcaatgcaattagctgattctactaccacataaccgccaaaacgaattaaacgccacggggcattagatttaatgaagtttttctaaaaacctttgttttctaataatatttggaaagtacaaaataaggcttagggttcgttataaggctcattttatcaaaatgctatttttccttgaTCAGTAGTGTTCCAACCAATGATTTGCACCTATtagaaagtatgatttaacttttggtgatttttgttgagagcttttaaaaatttttgctcaggtggggcaagtgtaccatatggatttttagtatggaaaaaattacgaattgctgcaacaacattttttattgggaaataaatacaaaaaagttcttaaaaactgataaacaattgtttaaaaaaatgtctatacaaaataaagtgatactatgaaaatttaccatttatcatctaaataattatttttttcgtaaaaacgatcaaatttttagtaaaatattattatttaacctaaaaatgaaagaaacgtttcaaaattctcccttaggctctttttttttaatttgcaaaaatggcattttgggcgccctggggcttcctgagggggcgctttatctttttcaagaaggcgcagcacaaatcggcaacttggcaaatttgcaaaatgcaaagtttctcttaggccctgttgagggcgccaaatggtttaaggagggcgacatttttgttaaagaacttgttagtcgacgactaacctcgactaacctacagctcagccctggtttcaaatacattctaatctgatgtttcAAAGTGATAGCAGTtcacttgttagcaaattaacatgttgtttcatgcattgttcctcttgccccaacgggttgttcgtcttgccccactagttgagtagaacgtacggatcGTTTTTACGAATCGTTTTTTGGCATtgcaaaacaggattttttcaaaatttgtactatcaaagtcttagttgagacctgaaataagatgattatgaaaaaatccgacagatgttTTAACGTTTTAATGGGTTTtgacgagcatttccttagcttgttacacttgccccactttcccctagtgcacatgtttgcccaattcgaaaaaaatattcttgaaaaaatcagtattgattaaaaaattcataactcggtcaaagattttttgcacaacctggaaatttctgaaaagttggcatttgatgtcctctaaaacatatcaaacaataaaaacaaataaaaatagtgtttttttgcaaatcaagttttagtgacaaaaaattaaataaaaaatcaccaatttttttttactgtgtatcattttttcagtatagtccgtatccatacctacaactttgccgaagacaccaaatcgatcaaaaaattccttcaaaagatacagatttttgaattttcatacatcatttttgtatggaccgctgccaaatttgtatggaaaaattataTGATGGCTTAtataatggcttctttgggcataccgaaggcaccaaacaagtttcagtcgatttaaaaaatacaaaaaataaaattcagaaaaagaccgatttcatagagaattggtcagcctgaaacggtgatgagataaaaatttggtgtcatagggacttttatgtaaaattagacgcccgatttgatggcgtactcaaaataaaaaaaatacgtatttttcttcgaaaaaacaccaaacgagttttaaaaactctgcgatttccgttactcaactggaATTTtctttggaacatgtcattttaaggaaaatttaatgttcgtttcgaatctacattatcccagaaggatatttttttcatttagaacaaaattatacatttcaaaatttcgtgtttttacaGAATTACCCCAATATAAAACTAAAGGTAGCTCCACTCCCTAACTGATCGTAAACAAATCCGTATAATTAGCATCTTAGCACCTTAACATTCTGCACGCCGCCAACACACAGTAGCCAAACCTCGCCAAGAAACGTGATTCAGCCTCGGAATCTCCCTCCAAAACAGGTTTAGTTCCAATTCATGGCCAGTGGCGACGTTGAACTTGCGACCGAATGTTGTTATTATCTGCTTCGGTAGTCTTCGGATGCTTGTTTCAGGCTCAGGCAAATTAGTCGTCTCTCGTCAACGGTGTAGGGTAGATCATTCTTGCAGCTATGAGTCAGTACTTTCTCCCAGGAGTGTTGAGTTGTGTTTTGTTGGCAACCGGTGTTCTAGGACAAACGTTCGTCGACGATCCGCCGCCGGATTACTTCAAGCGATCCTCGCTGGATGGTAATGTTGCGAAATGGTTTACGATCTAGGTGATGCTAAATGTTTGAATCCCCAGATTGCGTGCAACGATTTCACTACAACACTTCGCAACCGTTCACTTCAGTTCACAATGGAGATCCGGTGGCCCCGGGGGAGTACAAGGCCTTCGTAAGTTGATACAGATTATCAATTAATTGAAGCTTGACCTTTCCCAACATTTCAGGCATCGATCGGCTGGACTCGATCCAGCAGCCACGTGGACTACCTCTGCGGAGGTACCTTGATAACGCTTAGCTATGTCCTCACGGCGGCGCACTGCTCGGTGGATAGTGAAAACAAGCGGCCGGACACGGTTCGACTGGGCGATGTCGATCTATCGACGAATGTAGGCGACCAGAACGCTCAGCAGATTTCGATCAAGCGGTTCGTGCGACATCCGGAGTACAAGGCCGCCCGGGCGTACCACGATATTGCGTTGATCGAGCTGGAACGGGAGGCCGAAccgagtgattttgtgtgccgAGCTTGTCTGTGGACCCTGCCGGATATCGGCTATGACCGGTTGACGGTTATGGGATTCGGAACGACGGATTTTGGTTCGGATTTGAGCAAAATGCTGCTGAAGGCCGACTTGATGCCGTTGAGCAAGAGTGACTGCCAGGAGCGGTTTCCGCCGAATCGGAAAATATCGGAAGGTATTCTAGATAGTCAGTTCTGTGCGGCGGATCCTACAAAAGATTCATGCGCTGGTGACTCGGGAGGTCCGCTGTTGGTGGATCTTGTAGATTCAGGAAATATTGGGGCTACTTACAAGAAGGTTTCCTTTGTGACTGGGGTGGTATCATTGGGCACCGGATGCAACGACGGATCACTGGGAATCTACACCAGGGTGTCATCATACCTGAACTGGATCGAGTCCACAACAGGAGCCACGTTCAATATCACCGAGTGTCCTCGCAATGTCGAGTGCCGCTTACACTATCCAGATGTGGAAAGCAAGATCGTTAGCCAAAATGTCGATCCCAAGTTCAGGGTGAAGCTTCTCCAGCAAGAACAAAGTGAAGATTCAATTTGCAGCGGTACGCTAATCGACTACCGACACGTGATCACCTCGGCCGAATGCGGCATGCTAAAACCGAAGTTTATCGATTTACAAGGAAATGTGGTAGCAATTACAAAGGTCACGATCCACAACGACTTCAACGCGAAAACCCTAGAGAACAACTTGGCCCTTCTGACGCTGGCGCAGTTCCTCAGTCGGGAAGCAACGGACCAAGCGAACTACCTACCGGCTTGTCCGTGGAAGAAAGAGACTCTCCCCCAAGGCGAGGACATCTACGTGTC harbors:
- the LOC120415392 gene encoding uncharacterized protein LOC120415392, coding for MTCYQWITVTLLVFCAGLLLLEEIIAAKISCLKCSSANDTNCARANLEPSECTQEDDQCFFRIYNDNLIRGCYADLNAIEQASCDSNGGMCVKCQQSGCNNAYWPRCHTCVENVDVGCEDEQSNSSKASFCSVFYSDNYCFASLNNDIVFRGCGSDYPACLGNRPTCQMCYSDGCNSLSKTSLTESKCQKCFSLEDDCVYGNSSAIITSCSRLGDPCFTTIRDGKIQRGCLDFADNVRLCSDPTDATCVACQGANCNANPWLRCHQCRVTDVDKSCNEEKANQSMAKFCRNHQANDRCYSRTVVGVFERGCQSDLGANANACDNLDEKKCQLCADPGCNKYKNSAGQFMINSTVLLLGVVAAVLMDTF
- the LOC120415381 gene encoding uncharacterized protein LOC120415381, which gives rise to MLGQTIFSFGLILVLFTNEILANMHCLQCTSESDENCAEGTHHTSECLPEEDSCYTRLVGGHVVRGCLLDLPLDECLNDKTCRSCVGNGCNSAYWPKCHHCGSGDVGCDEEQLSSPEFCGQIAGWNYCYARLNGGQVTRGCGFEDVLCIVEPESCQICFNDGCNGLARDALKLTKCQRCFNSTTDCIEGIASTLSSDCSRLADACVTLVTSIASSAKVIRDCSEVIEAGIRSCSSTLNDHPLCVSCQGDNCNDKRWLRCHQCKVTTLDSSCNAEQVDSAMFCANYREGNRCYSRVLNGFFERGCLSDFDVNVNVCNVTGTENCNICDGQACNGRINSAPKLGGLTIMFQFILAIYTLG
- the LOC120415400 gene encoding serine protease 53-like is translated as MSQYFLPGVLSCVLLATGVLGQTFVDDPPPDYFKRSSLDDCVQRFHYNTSQPFTSVHNGDPVAPGEYKAFASIGWTRSSSHVDYLCGGTLITLSYVLTAAHCSVDSENKRPDTVRLGDVDLSTNVGDQNAQQISIKRFVRHPEYKAARAYHDIALIELEREAEPSDFVCRACLWTLPDIGYDRLTVMGFGTTDFGSDLSKMLLKADLMPLSKSDCQERFPPNRKISEGILDSQFCAADPTKDSCAGDSGGPLLVDLVDSGNIGATYKKVSFVTGVVSLGTGCNDGSLGIYTRVSSYLNWIESTTGATFNITECPRNVECRLHYPDVESKIVSQNVDPKFRVKLLQQEQSEDSICSGTLIDYRHVITSAECGMLKPKFIDLQGNVVAITKVTIHNDFNAKTLENNLALLTLAQFLSREATDQANYLPACPWKKETLPQGEDIYVSGLEQFGYREEYLFINATLVNDNRCPKGSLCTENPQDIVPGICKLDQGGPVTNYVRSRFDKFVPSIYAVNSRGSGCSGKGNIFEATPLAAHYKWIESQILSHVVDTLNSQQTWNQQEFYENSTCLPPTGGLGRCVPDGRCRQLIIDNRHQLSNIKICKFDGQTSVVCCPNSYL